One window of Sardina pilchardus chromosome 2, fSarPil1.1, whole genome shotgun sequence genomic DNA carries:
- the LOC134071514 gene encoding WW domain-containing adapter protein with coiled-coil-like isoform X3, with translation MVMHARKPPRFSDGCSDRRDSQSYQQTYKYPLKNHPATDQRHEKTRDASDSTPPCKMLRRSDSQDGKPTDVVALNKAKAVHTQRLRERDGGTSYSPQENSLSHSSHHGSNSHSHPSKASDMPHEPADDWSEHISSSGKKYYYNCRTEVSQWEKPKDWVEREQRPKEASKSTPTVNSFPKDRDYRREAMQGSAAGAFSSTKSAAGDNPASHPASSQSSSSSSSTCTSSSAAQGMNPSSSSSSSAASSSSVPASSSSSASSSSSGSLPVSSSAALLQDPALLRQLLPALQATLHLNHANVDVGKLNEVLTAAVTQASLQSMLHKLLTAGPSAFNITTLLSQAAQLSTQAQTTTQSPLSLPSDASSPRSYVSPRVSTPQTNAVSLKPPLSVAGLSSQPKVNASLVKPGSAAPQAFTPAEKALELEDPRLHRQNQGSTSPGSNHVASGASIGSGGTGSLPVSAAPGRPQSGFTPSLATHFNENLIRHVQGWPGEHVEKQVARLREEAHTMGNLYMSDICTELKNLRSLVRVCEIQATLREQRILFLRQQIKELDKMKNQNSYMI, from the exons ATGGTAATGCATGCAAGGAAACCACCGAGATTCAGTGATGG GTGCAGTGACCGAAGGGATTCGCAATCCTACCAA CAGACCTACAAATACCCGTTGAAGAACCACCCTGCCACTGATCAGCGTCATGAGAAAACAAGAGATGCATCAGATTCCACCCCACCTTGCAAAATGCTCCGCCGTTCCGATAGCCAAGACGGCAAACCTACCGATGTTGTAGCACTTAACAAGGCAAAAGCTGTCCACACACAGCGGCTAAGAGAAAGGGATGGCG GAACCAGCTACTCCCCACAAGAGAACTCTCTCAGCCACAGCAGCCACCACGGATCAAACTCCCACTCCCATCCAAGCAAAGCTTCAGACATG CCACACGAGCCTGCAGACGACTGGTCTGAGCATATCAGCTCCTCGGGGAAGAAGTACTACTACAACTGCAGAACAGAGGTCTCTCAGTGGGAGAAGCCAAAGGACTGGGTGGAGAG GGAGCAAAGACCTAAAGAGGCCTCTAAATCGACGCCCACTGTCAACAGCTTTCCCAAAGACCGGGACTACAGACGAGAGGCCATGCAGGGCTCGGCCGCCGGCGCCTTCTCCAGTACCA AGAGTGCTGCAGGTGACAACCCCGCCAGCCATCCAGCGTCATcccagtcctcctcctcttcctcatctacaTGCACCTCCTCCAGTGCTGCTCAGGGCATGAACCCCTCCagttcttcttcctcctctgccgcctcctcctcctctgtccccgcctcctcctcctcctctgcctcctcttcctcgagCGGCTCGCTGCCCGTGTCCTCCAGCGCCGCCCTGCTGCAGGACCCGGCTCTGCTCCGGCAGCTGCTGCCCGCGCTGCAGGCCACGCTGCACCTCAACCACGCCAACGTGGACGTGGGCAAGCTCAACGAAG TTCTCACCGCCGCTGTCACACAAGCTTCCTTACAGTCTATGCTTCATAAACTTCTCACTGCCGGACCGTCTGCTTTCAACATCACTACTCTGCTTTCCCAAGCTGCGCAGCTCTCCACACAAG CTCAAACGACAACCCAGTCCCCACTGTCGCTGCCGTCAGATGCCTCGTCTCCAAGGTCGTACGTGTCCCCGCGGGTCAGCACCCCTCAGACCAATGCCGTGTCCCTGAAGCCCCCCCTGAGTGTCGCAGGCCTGTCCTCCCAGCCCAAG GTTAACGCGTCGCTGGTGAAGCCAGGATCTGCCGCACCACAGGCCTTTACCCCTGCTGAGAAAGCCCTGGAATTAGAGGACCCGCGCCTGCACCGACAGAA TCAGGGCAGCACCTCGCCGGGGTCCAACCATGTGGCCAGTGGAGCGTCCATAGGCAGCGGTGGCACTGGATCGCTGCCCGTCAGCGCGGCCCCTGGCCGGCCCCAGAGCGGCTTCACGCCCTCCCTGGCCACCCACTTCAACGAGAATCTCATCAGACACGTGCAGGGCTGGCCGGGGGAACACGTGGAGAAACAG GTGGCCAGGCTGAGGGAGGAGGCCCACACCATGGGCAACCTGTACATGTCGGACATCTGCACCGAGCTGAAGAACCTCAGGTctttagtgcgtgtgtgtgagatccaGGCCACGCTCAGAGAACAGAG GATTCTCTTCTTAAGACAACAAATCAAGGAGCTGGATAAGATGAAGAATCAGAACTCCTATATGATTTGA
- the LOC134071514 gene encoding WW domain-containing adapter protein with coiled-coil-like isoform X2, whose protein sequence is MVMHARKPPRFSDGCSDRRDSQSYQTYKYPLKNHPATDQRHEKTRDASDSTPPCKMLRRSDSQDGKPTDVVALNKAKAVHTQRLRERDGGTSYSPQENSLSHSSHHGSNSHSHPSKASDMPHEPADDWSEHISSSGKKYYYNCRTEVSQWEKPKDWVEREQRPKEASKSTPTVNSFPKDRDYRREAMQGSAAGAFSSTKSAAGDNPASHPASSQSSSSSSSTCTSSSAAQGMNPSSSSSSSAASSSSVPASSSSSASSSSSGSLPVSSSAALLQDPALLRQLLPALQATLHLNHANVDVGKLNEVLTAAVTQASLQSMLHKLLTAGPSAFNITTLLSQAAQLSTQAQTTTQSPLSLPSDASSPRSYVSPRVSTPQTNAVSLKPPLSVAGLSSQPKVNASLVKPGSAAPQAFTPAEKALELEDPRLHRQNSQGSTSPGSNHVASGASIGSGGTGSLPVSAAPGRPQSGFTPSLATHFNENLIRHVQGWPGEHVEKQVARLREEAHTMGNLYMSDICTELKNLRSLVRVCEIQATLREQRILFLRQQIKELDKMKNQNSYMI, encoded by the exons ATGGTAATGCATGCAAGGAAACCACCGAGATTCAGTGATGG GTGCAGTGACCGAAGGGATTCGCAATCCTACCAA ACCTACAAATACCCGTTGAAGAACCACCCTGCCACTGATCAGCGTCATGAGAAAACAAGAGATGCATCAGATTCCACCCCACCTTGCAAAATGCTCCGCCGTTCCGATAGCCAAGACGGCAAACCTACCGATGTTGTAGCACTTAACAAGGCAAAAGCTGTCCACACACAGCGGCTAAGAGAAAGGGATGGCG GAACCAGCTACTCCCCACAAGAGAACTCTCTCAGCCACAGCAGCCACCACGGATCAAACTCCCACTCCCATCCAAGCAAAGCTTCAGACATG CCACACGAGCCTGCAGACGACTGGTCTGAGCATATCAGCTCCTCGGGGAAGAAGTACTACTACAACTGCAGAACAGAGGTCTCTCAGTGGGAGAAGCCAAAGGACTGGGTGGAGAG GGAGCAAAGACCTAAAGAGGCCTCTAAATCGACGCCCACTGTCAACAGCTTTCCCAAAGACCGGGACTACAGACGAGAGGCCATGCAGGGCTCGGCCGCCGGCGCCTTCTCCAGTACCA AGAGTGCTGCAGGTGACAACCCCGCCAGCCATCCAGCGTCATcccagtcctcctcctcttcctcatctacaTGCACCTCCTCCAGTGCTGCTCAGGGCATGAACCCCTCCagttcttcttcctcctctgccgcctcctcctcctctgtccccgcctcctcctcctcctctgcctcctcttcctcgagCGGCTCGCTGCCCGTGTCCTCCAGCGCCGCCCTGCTGCAGGACCCGGCTCTGCTCCGGCAGCTGCTGCCCGCGCTGCAGGCCACGCTGCACCTCAACCACGCCAACGTGGACGTGGGCAAGCTCAACGAAG TTCTCACCGCCGCTGTCACACAAGCTTCCTTACAGTCTATGCTTCATAAACTTCTCACTGCCGGACCGTCTGCTTTCAACATCACTACTCTGCTTTCCCAAGCTGCGCAGCTCTCCACACAAG CTCAAACGACAACCCAGTCCCCACTGTCGCTGCCGTCAGATGCCTCGTCTCCAAGGTCGTACGTGTCCCCGCGGGTCAGCACCCCTCAGACCAATGCCGTGTCCCTGAAGCCCCCCCTGAGTGTCGCAGGCCTGTCCTCCCAGCCCAAG GTTAACGCGTCGCTGGTGAAGCCAGGATCTGCCGCACCACAGGCCTTTACCCCTGCTGAGAAAGCCCTGGAATTAGAGGACCCGCGCCTGCACCGACAGAA tAGTCAGGGCAGCACCTCGCCGGGGTCCAACCATGTGGCCAGTGGAGCGTCCATAGGCAGCGGTGGCACTGGATCGCTGCCCGTCAGCGCGGCCCCTGGCCGGCCCCAGAGCGGCTTCACGCCCTCCCTGGCCACCCACTTCAACGAGAATCTCATCAGACACGTGCAGGGCTGGCCGGGGGAACACGTGGAGAAACAG GTGGCCAGGCTGAGGGAGGAGGCCCACACCATGGGCAACCTGTACATGTCGGACATCTGCACCGAGCTGAAGAACCTCAGGTctttagtgcgtgtgtgtgagatccaGGCCACGCTCAGAGAACAGAG GATTCTCTTCTTAAGACAACAAATCAAGGAGCTGGATAAGATGAAGAATCAGAACTCCTATATGATTTGA
- the LOC134071514 gene encoding WW domain-containing adapter protein with coiled-coil-like isoform X1: MVMHARKPPRFSDGCSDRRDSQSYQQTYKYPLKNHPATDQRHEKTRDASDSTPPCKMLRRSDSQDGKPTDVVALNKAKAVHTQRLRERDGGTSYSPQENSLSHSSHHGSNSHSHPSKASDMPHEPADDWSEHISSSGKKYYYNCRTEVSQWEKPKDWVEREQRPKEASKSTPTVNSFPKDRDYRREAMQGSAAGAFSSTKSAAGDNPASHPASSQSSSSSSSTCTSSSAAQGMNPSSSSSSSAASSSSVPASSSSSASSSSSGSLPVSSSAALLQDPALLRQLLPALQATLHLNHANVDVGKLNEVLTAAVTQASLQSMLHKLLTAGPSAFNITTLLSQAAQLSTQAQTTTQSPLSLPSDASSPRSYVSPRVSTPQTNAVSLKPPLSVAGLSSQPKVNASLVKPGSAAPQAFTPAEKALELEDPRLHRQNSQGSTSPGSNHVASGASIGSGGTGSLPVSAAPGRPQSGFTPSLATHFNENLIRHVQGWPGEHVEKQVARLREEAHTMGNLYMSDICTELKNLRSLVRVCEIQATLREQRILFLRQQIKELDKMKNQNSYMI, encoded by the exons ATGGTAATGCATGCAAGGAAACCACCGAGATTCAGTGATGG GTGCAGTGACCGAAGGGATTCGCAATCCTACCAA CAGACCTACAAATACCCGTTGAAGAACCACCCTGCCACTGATCAGCGTCATGAGAAAACAAGAGATGCATCAGATTCCACCCCACCTTGCAAAATGCTCCGCCGTTCCGATAGCCAAGACGGCAAACCTACCGATGTTGTAGCACTTAACAAGGCAAAAGCTGTCCACACACAGCGGCTAAGAGAAAGGGATGGCG GAACCAGCTACTCCCCACAAGAGAACTCTCTCAGCCACAGCAGCCACCACGGATCAAACTCCCACTCCCATCCAAGCAAAGCTTCAGACATG CCACACGAGCCTGCAGACGACTGGTCTGAGCATATCAGCTCCTCGGGGAAGAAGTACTACTACAACTGCAGAACAGAGGTCTCTCAGTGGGAGAAGCCAAAGGACTGGGTGGAGAG GGAGCAAAGACCTAAAGAGGCCTCTAAATCGACGCCCACTGTCAACAGCTTTCCCAAAGACCGGGACTACAGACGAGAGGCCATGCAGGGCTCGGCCGCCGGCGCCTTCTCCAGTACCA AGAGTGCTGCAGGTGACAACCCCGCCAGCCATCCAGCGTCATcccagtcctcctcctcttcctcatctacaTGCACCTCCTCCAGTGCTGCTCAGGGCATGAACCCCTCCagttcttcttcctcctctgccgcctcctcctcctctgtccccgcctcctcctcctcctctgcctcctcttcctcgagCGGCTCGCTGCCCGTGTCCTCCAGCGCCGCCCTGCTGCAGGACCCGGCTCTGCTCCGGCAGCTGCTGCCCGCGCTGCAGGCCACGCTGCACCTCAACCACGCCAACGTGGACGTGGGCAAGCTCAACGAAG TTCTCACCGCCGCTGTCACACAAGCTTCCTTACAGTCTATGCTTCATAAACTTCTCACTGCCGGACCGTCTGCTTTCAACATCACTACTCTGCTTTCCCAAGCTGCGCAGCTCTCCACACAAG CTCAAACGACAACCCAGTCCCCACTGTCGCTGCCGTCAGATGCCTCGTCTCCAAGGTCGTACGTGTCCCCGCGGGTCAGCACCCCTCAGACCAATGCCGTGTCCCTGAAGCCCCCCCTGAGTGTCGCAGGCCTGTCCTCCCAGCCCAAG GTTAACGCGTCGCTGGTGAAGCCAGGATCTGCCGCACCACAGGCCTTTACCCCTGCTGAGAAAGCCCTGGAATTAGAGGACCCGCGCCTGCACCGACAGAA tAGTCAGGGCAGCACCTCGCCGGGGTCCAACCATGTGGCCAGTGGAGCGTCCATAGGCAGCGGTGGCACTGGATCGCTGCCCGTCAGCGCGGCCCCTGGCCGGCCCCAGAGCGGCTTCACGCCCTCCCTGGCCACCCACTTCAACGAGAATCTCATCAGACACGTGCAGGGCTGGCCGGGGGAACACGTGGAGAAACAG GTGGCCAGGCTGAGGGAGGAGGCCCACACCATGGGCAACCTGTACATGTCGGACATCTGCACCGAGCTGAAGAACCTCAGGTctttagtgcgtgtgtgtgagatccaGGCCACGCTCAGAGAACAGAG GATTCTCTTCTTAAGACAACAAATCAAGGAGCTGGATAAGATGAAGAATCAGAACTCCTATATGATTTGA
- the LOC134071514 gene encoding WW domain-containing adapter protein with coiled-coil-like isoform X4, with product MVMHARKPPRFSDGCSDRRDSQSYQQTYKYPLKNHPATDQRHEKTRDASDSTPPCKMLRRSDSQDGKPTDVVALNKAKAVHTQRLRERDGGTSYSPQENSLSHSSHHGSNSHSHPSKASDMPHEPADDWSEHISSSGKKYYYNCRTEVSQWEKPKDWVESFPKDRDYRREAMQGSAAGAFSSTKSAAGDNPASHPASSQSSSSSSSTCTSSSAAQGMNPSSSSSSSAASSSSVPASSSSSASSSSSGSLPVSSSAALLQDPALLRQLLPALQATLHLNHANVDVGKLNEVLTAAVTQASLQSMLHKLLTAGPSAFNITTLLSQAAQLSTQAQTTTQSPLSLPSDASSPRSYVSPRVSTPQTNAVSLKPPLSVAGLSSQPKVNASLVKPGSAAPQAFTPAEKALELEDPRLHRQNSQGSTSPGSNHVASGASIGSGGTGSLPVSAAPGRPQSGFTPSLATHFNENLIRHVQGWPGEHVEKQVARLREEAHTMGNLYMSDICTELKNLRSLVRVCEIQATLREQRILFLRQQIKELDKMKNQNSYMI from the exons ATGGTAATGCATGCAAGGAAACCACCGAGATTCAGTGATGG GTGCAGTGACCGAAGGGATTCGCAATCCTACCAA CAGACCTACAAATACCCGTTGAAGAACCACCCTGCCACTGATCAGCGTCATGAGAAAACAAGAGATGCATCAGATTCCACCCCACCTTGCAAAATGCTCCGCCGTTCCGATAGCCAAGACGGCAAACCTACCGATGTTGTAGCACTTAACAAGGCAAAAGCTGTCCACACACAGCGGCTAAGAGAAAGGGATGGCG GAACCAGCTACTCCCCACAAGAGAACTCTCTCAGCCACAGCAGCCACCACGGATCAAACTCCCACTCCCATCCAAGCAAAGCTTCAGACATG CCACACGAGCCTGCAGACGACTGGTCTGAGCATATCAGCTCCTCGGGGAAGAAGTACTACTACAACTGCAGAACAGAGGTCTCTCAGTGGGAGAAGCCAAAGGACTGGGTGGAGAG CTTTCCCAAAGACCGGGACTACAGACGAGAGGCCATGCAGGGCTCGGCCGCCGGCGCCTTCTCCAGTACCA AGAGTGCTGCAGGTGACAACCCCGCCAGCCATCCAGCGTCATcccagtcctcctcctcttcctcatctacaTGCACCTCCTCCAGTGCTGCTCAGGGCATGAACCCCTCCagttcttcttcctcctctgccgcctcctcctcctctgtccccgcctcctcctcctcctctgcctcctcttcctcgagCGGCTCGCTGCCCGTGTCCTCCAGCGCCGCCCTGCTGCAGGACCCGGCTCTGCTCCGGCAGCTGCTGCCCGCGCTGCAGGCCACGCTGCACCTCAACCACGCCAACGTGGACGTGGGCAAGCTCAACGAAG TTCTCACCGCCGCTGTCACACAAGCTTCCTTACAGTCTATGCTTCATAAACTTCTCACTGCCGGACCGTCTGCTTTCAACATCACTACTCTGCTTTCCCAAGCTGCGCAGCTCTCCACACAAG CTCAAACGACAACCCAGTCCCCACTGTCGCTGCCGTCAGATGCCTCGTCTCCAAGGTCGTACGTGTCCCCGCGGGTCAGCACCCCTCAGACCAATGCCGTGTCCCTGAAGCCCCCCCTGAGTGTCGCAGGCCTGTCCTCCCAGCCCAAG GTTAACGCGTCGCTGGTGAAGCCAGGATCTGCCGCACCACAGGCCTTTACCCCTGCTGAGAAAGCCCTGGAATTAGAGGACCCGCGCCTGCACCGACAGAA tAGTCAGGGCAGCACCTCGCCGGGGTCCAACCATGTGGCCAGTGGAGCGTCCATAGGCAGCGGTGGCACTGGATCGCTGCCCGTCAGCGCGGCCCCTGGCCGGCCCCAGAGCGGCTTCACGCCCTCCCTGGCCACCCACTTCAACGAGAATCTCATCAGACACGTGCAGGGCTGGCCGGGGGAACACGTGGAGAAACAG GTGGCCAGGCTGAGGGAGGAGGCCCACACCATGGGCAACCTGTACATGTCGGACATCTGCACCGAGCTGAAGAACCTCAGGTctttagtgcgtgtgtgtgagatccaGGCCACGCTCAGAGAACAGAG GATTCTCTTCTTAAGACAACAAATCAAGGAGCTGGATAAGATGAAGAATCAGAACTCCTATATGATTTGA
- the bambib gene encoding BMP and activin membrane-bound inhibitor homolog (Xenopus laevis) b yields the protein MVVKCHTQFVLDVRCLCKSTQTLATDRIHTVWIKEKSLKQNSLLMDRHFSIVSMWLQLELCALAVLLTKGEIRCYCDAPHCVATGYMCKSEVNACFTRSLDPSSPRSLLSHGCYDPLLNSDDVCRSDAAFDATGRGSSTLECCHEDMCNYRGLQDLAYGRRETLDRRDRHQQAEAGGRHLVARVQEAPSSREVWFRAAVIAVPIAGGLILVLLIALALRMLRSESRRLRQQRREMLSRLHYSFHGHQLKKGHVAKLDLECMVPVTGHENCCLTCDKMRQSSELAGERLLSLVHWGKYGGRGKMEFV from the exons ATGGTTGTAAAATGTCACACACAGTTTGTCTTGGATGTTCGCTGTTTGTGTAAATCAACACAAACCTTAGCAACGGACCGTATTCATACAGTTTGGATAAAGGAAAAGTCTTTGAAACAAAACAGTTTACTAATGGATCGGCATTTCAGTATCGTTTCCATGTGGTTACAACTGGAACTTTGTGCGTTGGCTGTTCTTCTGACGAAAG GTGAAATAAGGTGCTACTGTGATGCTCCACACTGTGTGGCAACCGGCTATATGTGCAAGTCCGAGGTGAACGCCTGCTTCACCCGGAGTTTAGACCCGAGCAGCCCCCGCTCTCTGCTCTCCCACGGCTGCTACGATCCTCTGCTCAACTCGGACGACGTGTGTCGGTCCGACGCCGCCTTTGACGCGACGGGCCGGGGCTCCTCCACTCTGGAGTGCTGTCACGAGGACATGTGCAATTACAGAGGCCTTCAAGACCTGGCCTACGGCAGAAGAGAAACTTTAG ACCGACGGGATCGGCACCAGCAGGCGGAGGCTGGAGGTCGTCACCTTGTGGCACGTGTCCAGGAGGCGCCATCCAGCCGGGAGGTGTGGTTCCGGGCGGCGGTGATCGCCGTGCCCATCGCCGGCGGGCTCATCTTGGTGCTGCTGATCGCCCTGGCACTGCGCATGTTGCGCAGCGAGAGCCGGCGACTGCGACAGCAGCGGCGCGAGATGCTCTCGCGTCTCCACTACAGCTTCCACGGCCACCAGCTCAAGAAGGGCCACGTGGCCAAGCTGGACCTGGAGTGCATGGTGCCCGTCACGGGCCACGAGAACTGCTGCCTGACCTGCGACAAGATGCGGCAGTCGTCGGAGCTGGCCGGCGAGCGCCTGCTCTCGCTGGTCCACTGGGGGAAGTACGGAGGCCGGGGCAAGATGGAGTTTGTGTGa